A single region of the Aeromicrobium chenweiae genome encodes:
- the rpsL gene encoding 30S ribosomal protein S12, translating to MPTINQLVRKGRQRKVVKTTTPALKGSPQRRGVCTRVYTTTPKKPNSALRKVARVKLSSGTEVTAYIPGEGHNLQEHSIVLVRGGRVKDLPGVRYKIIRGALDTQAVKGRKQARSLYGAKKEKK from the coding sequence GTGCCCACGATCAACCAGCTGGTCCGCAAGGGCCGTCAGCGCAAGGTCGTCAAGACGACGACCCCCGCGCTCAAGGGATCCCCTCAGCGTCGCGGTGTCTGCACCCGCGTCTACACCACCACCCCGAAGAAGCCGAACTCCGCGCTCCGCAAGGTCGCCCGTGTGAAGCTCTCGAGTGGTACCGAGGTCACTGCATACATTCCCGGCGAGGGCCACAACCTGCAGGAGCACTCGATCGTGCTCGTGCGCGGCGGCCGAGTCAAGGACCTGCCCGGTGTCCGTTACAAGATCATCCGCGGCGCCCTCGACACGCAGGCCGTCAAGGGCCGCAAGCAGGCCCGCAGCCTGTACGGCGCCAAGAAGGAGAAGAAGTAA
- the rpsG gene encoding 30S ribosomal protein S7, with protein MPRKGPAPKRVVETDPVYGSQLVTSLINKVLVDGKKQVAQRIVYAALEGTREKSGTDPVITLKRALDNVKPAIEVKSRRVGGATYQVPIEVRAVRQNTLALRWLVSYAGARREKTMAERLMNELLDASNGLGGAVKKREDTHKMAEANKAFAHYRW; from the coding sequence ATGCCTCGTAAGGGTCCCGCGCCCAAGCGCGTCGTCGAGACTGATCCCGTCTACGGGAGCCAGCTCGTCACTTCACTCATCAACAAGGTCCTGGTCGACGGCAAGAAGCAGGTCGCCCAGCGCATCGTCTACGCCGCACTCGAGGGCACCCGCGAGAAGTCCGGCACCGATCCGGTCATCACGCTCAAGCGCGCGCTCGACAACGTCAAGCCCGCCATCGAGGTCAAGAGCCGCCGCGTCGGCGGCGCGACCTACCAGGTCCCGATCGAGGTCCGCGCGGTTCGTCAGAACACGCTCGCCCTGCGCTGGCTCGTCAGCTACGCCGGCGCCCGTCGTGAGAAGACCATGGCCGAGCGCCTCATGAACGAGCTGCTCGACGCCAGCAACGGTCTCGGCGGCGCGGTCAAGAAGCGTGAGGACACGCACAAGATGGCCGAGGCCAACAAGGCGTTCGCTCACTACCGCTGGTAA